GCGGAGTCGATGAGCTGCTCGTAGACGCCGGTGACCAGCGCGACCGTGCCGCCCGAGACGCCGGGCACCAGCTCGGCGCAGCCGATCAGGAAGCCGCGCACCAGGTCGAGCGGCAGCGCGTGGCGCGGGCGGTTGGTCGCCAGGGTGCGGGCCTCGGTCACGAGACGGCGTCCAGCTGGGCCTTGGTGAGCACCGGGCGGACCTCGAGGCCGACGTCGGCCAGCGGGTTCTCGCCCTCGGGGCTGCGGTCGATGGCGCAGACGACGACCTCGACGACCGCTCCCGCGGCGCGCAGCGCGTTCGTCGCGTCGCGCACGGCGCCACCGGTGGTGATGACGTCCTCCACCAGCGTGACCCGGCGGCCCTCGACCTCGGGGCCCTCGGCGAGCTTGCATGTGCCGTACTCCTTGGCCTTCTTGCGCACGAACAGCGCCGGGCGCCCGGTCAGGCTCGAGACCATCGTCGCGATCGGGACGCCGCCGAGCTCGAGTCCGCCGAGCAGCTCGGTGTCCTCCGGCAGCAGCCCGACCATCTGGCGCGCCACGCGCAGCAGCAGCGCCGGGTCGGACTCGA
The Nocardioides marinisabuli genome window above contains:
- the pyrE gene encoding orotate phosphoribosyltransferase, translating into MSETTAAPDAALAADIDALCRLTGSFTLRSGQVASEYFDKYLFESDPALLLRVARQMVGLLPEDTELLGGLELGGVPIATMVSSLTGRPALFVRKKAKEYGTCKLAEGPEVEGRRVTLVEDVITTGGAVRDATNALRAAGAVVEVVVCAIDRSPEGENPLADVGLEVRPVLTKAQLDAVS